TTGTTTGTCTGGCGTAGCGATCGCTATGTTACCTAGTGACTTTCGCGACAGTACAGGGTTACAGATGTTTCTTGCCATGGGGCAATCTGAATGGCAACTGACAGCAGGGACTTTTGCCGTAAGGTTTATCCTCACTCTTATTGCTTGTAGTGCCGAGACTTCTGGTGGATTATTTGTACCTAGCTTGATCTTAGGCTCAGCTCTGGGATCTTTAGTGGGGAACCTTGAACATTCAATGCTGGGGACAGGAACACTTGCGACCTATGCCCTATCAGGAATGGGAGCTTTTTTTGGGGCGGTTGCAAAAGTTCCCATTACCGCTTTTGTGATTGTTTTTGAAATCACACGAGATTTTAATATTATTCTGCCATTGATGATTACCAGCGTAGTTGCTTATCTTTACACCGAAAAATATGCCCCTGGTTCTTTGTACACAAATTTATTAAAACTAAAAGGCATTCATCTTGAAGCAGAAGCCGTTACCGATGGATTATGGGATGGACTGAGAGCCGTTGATGTGATGCAGCGACAGGTAGAAACCCTCAACAGTGAAATGCTGATCAATGAAGCGATGCAGGCTTTTGCGCGATCGCGCCATCGTGGCTTTCCTGTAGTCTCCCATGAACATCTAGTTGGTATTATCACCCAAATGGATTTAGTGAAAGCCCAAGAAAGCAATGTGTCGAGAGATGTGGCGATTAGCCAAATTATGACCTCTCAACCAATTACAGTTAGTCCTGAAGAGCGCCTTACTCAAGTTCTATATTTGCTTTCCTATTACAAGCTTTCGCGATTACCTGTCATTGACCGCGATAAGCTTGTTGGTATCATCACCCGCAGCGATATTTTACGCGCTCAAGCAAAGCGATTGCGCGGAGTCAGTTCCCAAATATCTAAACCATCCTATCTTGTCTACCAACAACGTGGAACAGCTACAGGCAAAGGCAGACTATTGCTACCTTTGAGCAATCCTCAAACCGCGATGTATTTGATTGAGATTGCTCTTGCGATCGCCGAAAAGCACAGCTATGAAATAGAATGCCTTCATATCATTTCCATCGCATCGCATCTTGCCCCATCAGCCACTAATGTTGATTTGCATCCTAGTTTGGGACTATTTCAACAGATTACTGATGCTGCCAAAATCAGGCAAGTTTCAATTCATACCCAAGTGCGTGTAGCCCATGATGCGGGTCAAACAATTTTAGAAGTAGCTAGCGAACGTAAGATTGATTTGTTATTAATCGGTTGGCATGGTAAACCAAAATCTCCCGAGCGCATATTTGGTGACACCGTGGACACGGTGGTGAAGCAGGCGAATTGTGATGTAATGCTAGTCAAATTTAGCGATCGCATCCAAAAGGTTAATCCATTTAATCAAGAATTTAAGAAGCCAAATATTTCCTTTGATCGTTGGCTAATTCCAATTTCTGGGGGACCAAACAATGAGAATGCATTGCTACTGCTCCCAAGTTTGATGTCACTTTCTCCTTACCCTGAAGTTTGTCTCTGCCAAATCTTTTCTCCTACTGACGAAAAACATAAAACGAGTCAGTTAGAAAAATATGCCAATTCTTTATATAAGTCGCTCAATTTTTCCGTTGGTACAATTCCAATATGTTCTAAATCGATTGCTGATGCAATTCTCGATCTGGCAAATCAAGAGAGAAGTGATGTGATTATGTTAGGGGCAAGTCGGGAAGGGATTTTACAGCAGGTTATGCATGGGAATATTCCTGAAGCGATCGCTAAAAACAGTAACAGAACAATTATTATTTTCCGCAAAGCGATGTGATAGATAGCGGCGCTATCAATACCCAATAAATGAGAGGCGGCGCAAAGCGCCGCCTCTCATTTCAGCAAAATCGATGTTAGAGTTTCCAGCGCCGAAGGCGCTGGAAACTCTAACATCAGTTATTTGAAAGCCCGCCAACGGCGGGCTTTCAAATAACTGA
This genomic stretch from Pseudanabaena galeata CCNP1313 harbors:
- a CDS encoding chloride channel protein — encoded protein: MASGILSLQKWLKPKRLAIFEACLIGVLSGLAAVLLKQGIGLIGGWRLQIANDLPAWFALPIIGLTGGYLSGFLIEQFATEASGSGIPQVKAALGYVPIALNLRVAIVKVASTILALGSGLALGRQGPTVQIGAAIAGQVSQWIPTSPEYQRQLIAAGAAAGLAAGFNAPIAGVLFVIEELLHDVSSLTLGTAILASFIGGVVSLMLSGQNLASVIPTIQFSAQEIPFLLLLGLLVGWFAAFFNHSVLAVTKWNRSFFKVGLAWRIAIAGCLSGVAIAMLPSDFRDSTGLQMFLAMGQSEWQLTAGTFAVRFILTLIACSAETSGGLFVPSLILGSALGSLVGNLEHSMLGTGTLATYALSGMGAFFGAVAKVPITAFVIVFEITRDFNIILPLMITSVVAYLYTEKYAPGSLYTNLLKLKGIHLEAEAVTDGLWDGLRAVDVMQRQVETLNSEMLINEAMQAFARSRHRGFPVVSHEHLVGIITQMDLVKAQESNVSRDVAISQIMTSQPITVSPEERLTQVLYLLSYYKLSRLPVIDRDKLVGIITRSDILRAQAKRLRGVSSQISKPSYLVYQQRGTATGKGRLLLPLSNPQTAMYLIEIALAIAEKHSYEIECLHIISIASHLAPSATNVDLHPSLGLFQQITDAAKIRQVSIHTQVRVAHDAGQTILEVASERKIDLLLIGWHGKPKSPERIFGDTVDTVVKQANCDVMLVKFSDRIQKVNPFNQEFKKPNISFDRWLIPISGGPNNENALLLLPSLMSLSPYPEVCLCQIFSPTDEKHKTSQLEKYANSLYKSLNFSVGTIPICSKSIADAILDLANQERSDVIMLGASREGILQQVMHGNIPEAIAKNSNRTIIIFRKAM